In Methanobacterium sp., the genomic stretch GAAAATCACATCTAAAGGATAATGAACTCCAAGATAAATTCTTGAAAATCCAACTAAACATGCTAAAGCCATAAAGATGTACAGATGGCCGTATTTTTTGCCGAATATTGTACAAACTGCAAATATTACAACAGTGTGTCCTGATGGGAAAGAATAATCTGTTGGACTGAAAACCGTTGAACCCATATCTGCCAATAAATTGATCCCATAATGAACAACAAATGGTCTTGGCCGTTCAAAAATGATTTTTAAAACTTCATTTGCAAAAAAACTTAATACTACTGCCAAAATACATAAAATAGCAACT encodes the following:
- a CDS encoding phosphatase PAP2 family protein, producing the protein VAILCILAVVLSFFANEVLKIIFERPRPFVVHYGINLLADMGSTVFSPTDYSFPSGHTVVIFAVCTIFGKKYGHLYIFMALACLVGFSRIYLGVHYPLDVIFGALFGISVSLLILRYENEIFNGFEELINKIKSFNSKT